In Labrus bergylta chromosome 5, fLabBer1.1, whole genome shotgun sequence, the genomic window tcgtccCTCAGTCAGTTTTagtgcagctctctctctgtgtctacTCTGTTCACTTCTTTATCTCCACAGAGACGTTCTGAACTCATAATGGCCGATAAAAGTCGTTCTGTaacaaagaggaaggagaggaaagagaaggagTCAGCTGAAGTGGTGAAGGAGGTGAGGAATGAAGGAGATAAGGATGGAGGAGAAGTTTCCTCTGAGGCTGCAACGAGTAACGGAGAGAATGGAGAACTTCAGGTGGAACCGATGGAACTTCCTCCATTTGAAATCATCGCTgggtgagtttttaaaaaactagTATTTAATAAATAGTGATGATCTGTAGAGTCTGATCTGTAGAATCTGATGTGAGAGATCTGATCTGTAGAGTCTGATCTGTAGAGTCTGATCTGAGAGATCTGATCTGATCCCTGAGATAAGGATAAAGACAAACGGGGGGCAATCCCCaccaacgatccagaggaacctacgagagctcaggagctcctaGGAAAAgatgtggttagtaactaagattaacagatagtgacatgcagtaatatgatgtgagTGCACagcgagagaggggggaggggaggggggaggggatgcCTGTTCCCACGGTAGTccaagcctatagcagcatgaATAGGAGTGTGTCTGCTTCCTGGACCCTTGCTGGTGAATGATTCCAACAgagaggggcctgataactgaaggctctacctcccatagtacatttagagactgtaggtaccacgagcaggcctgataactgaaggctctacctcccatagtacatttagagaccgtaggtaccacgagcaggcctgataactgaaggctctacctcccatagtacatttagagaccgtaggtaccacgagcaggcctgataactgaaggctctacctcccatagtacatttagagaccgtaggtaccacgagcaggcctgatgactgaaggctctaccttccatagtacatttagagaccgtaggtaccacgagcaggcctgataactgatgtcattaaggacagtcgtATCATCAGataaagtctctctgaggttttaagggcctagcacaataacttcaatCTTGTTTGAGTTGTGTTGCAAAAcaatttctggtcatccaggtccaaacgtccttaaggcacatTTCTAGTTTTCATAACTGGCTTATCATTCTTCATTTTTATGTATAGCTGAGtttcatctgcataacaatgaaaatgttttgggtGTTTCCTTATAATATtacccagaggaagcatatataatgactcatcattaacataggatttaaattaatttaaagccCTCCATGTTATTCCAAGTGTTTTTTCCAGTCTCTGTAATAGGATGTGATGGTCAATCTGTGGATACAGAACCATACATTCGTTATGTTCATACTTGTGTTAGTACACACAAACTTCAGATCAAACTTTTGATCCTTGCAGATCAAATATCAGATACAAATAATAATGCTGATATAAACATGTATGCTGATATAGATTCTGTTCTCTATAGAGACCGGATCGATCCTTTCGTCTTTAAGTTCCAGTTTAAGAACGTGGAGTACTCGTCAGGCCGTAATAAGACGTTCCTGTGTTACCTGGTGGACAGAGGAGACATGGCTGATGGGCTGCTGAGAGGATATCTGGAGGACGAACACACAGGACCGCATGTGGAGGAGGCCTTCTTTACACAGTGTATTCCTCACTATGACCCAGCTCTCAAATACACTGTGACCTGGTACTGAGCTCTGTTTCACCATCAGATATACAAGGCTTAGTAACTTCAGTCTGGACTCAAAGCTTATATGACTCAAGTTAATCCTGAAACTCGATGAGAGCTTCATAATCATACCAGATCATTATGAAGAAGATCaattatttctgtaatgtgTTAGTGTAGATTCATTTATAAAGTCATAGATATAAATATTACTTACATCCCTTTCTGCACTCACAGGTATGTGTCGTCCAGTCCATGCTCTGCTTGTGCAGCGAAGATCGCTGAGGTGTTAAAAGTGAggaaaaacatcaaactgagcGTGTTCGCTGCTCGTCTGTTTGAGTGGGAGGAGTCAGAGATCCAAGACGGACTGAAAATGCTGCACGCTGCTGGCTGTAAGCTGAGAGTGATGAAGCCACTGGACTTCTCATACACCTGGGAGACGTTTGTGGAGAACGAAGAACAACCTCTGAACCTGTGGGAGGACTGCAAAGACAACTATGAGTTTTACCAGGAGAAGCTGGCCGACATTTTACAGTGACCACAGTCAGTataacctcacacacacacccccaaccatacacacactcaaacacacacatacaggaggGCTTAAGTTACTTCCTCCCTGAACAGGTTGGCTTTAGTTACCCTAAAAACCTCCTGCAGAGTCATAAAAACCTCCTGCAGAGTCATAAAAAACCTACTGCAGAGTCATGAAGCGCTGCTGATGAACAaaactgtttcctgttgttttctgaGCCTGAACAACTTAGCCCACAGGCACCAACCAGTAGTGCCTCACTTACATTACACCTCCCTCTGACCGAGCGCAAAGTCTCTAAGCTAATGCTTGACCCTTGCCCAATAACAACAAGACTCCCTCAAACCATTTACCCTACACTTAATGCtgcagttaaagggatacttcacccatttgcattaagcattgTATCAGTAGTaaactggtagtatttttgaatggtcgtgcatccagccctcatttccccctgagactggaaagttctgtatttctaagtctgaaaaggagcttccagtgacgcaaatattgtcatattgcgtcactggaagctgttgcggttagcggtgtgaaactacaacgccAGTTCcacatattttcgaccactgaagctacagaccaatcacagatcattGGCtcggaactcactcccagaatcgaaacttaacgtccgccatattggttggaagctatgctaacaggctctatggagaaagctcgataatggcaaaaaaatataaatatagcggagAGATGGCTGCTGCCAACAGGCTGGTCTTGAGTTTTGGCTGCTGCCAACAGGCTGGTCTTGAGTTTTGGCTGCTGTGGCCGCTAGTGCtggccgagacataaggcctgccttgTCGGCGGCGGTAAGGACGAGGAgccactggaagctgttgcggatAGCGGTGTAAaactctatggagaaagctcaataatggcgaaaaaatacaaatatagcagcgagatggctgctgccgacaggccggtcttgagttttggctgctgcggccgcTGGCCACCGGGGCCGCTAGCGCTGGctgagacataaggcctgcctgtcggcggcggtgaggacgaggagccacTGAAAGCGGGAGTGAGTTGGCtcggaactcactcccagaatcgaaacttaacgtccgccatattgcttggaagctatgctaacaggctctatggagaaagcttgataatggcgaaaaaatataactATAGCAGCTGctgacatagagtctgttttctgccaggaatttccaagatcaattctggaagaaatctcggaatctgTTGAGCAAATGGCCTCGTGttgaagtaaacatgtctgtaaatgtttttattactatatttctactgctatattgtatattttggagaaactgtaacgatcgaaattcctcagggattaataaagtatttctgattctgattctgaaatcgaggaccttagtgggagtgggcctgaggtgctgtgcattctgggatttggtgtctttcatccacatgagccaaaaagacaattcctgccttttctcggccaagaaggcaccaacttcaaaatgtatttcacattctactacatatatgacccaatatCAATACAGATTCTTGTTTCAACgggggtgaagtatccctttaagcacaTCATCAAGTCCTCTCAGTCAATGGGTATACTCAAGcactctgagttcctgtccagaaattATTATGACCCAAATCAGTCCAGGCTTTaaagcggggccactctactgagaCTGCGCTACTGTGCAATCAGAAGTATCTAATCCCAATCGTACGCATTCATtcaccgccgacgaagcagccgGAGCAATTCGTGGTTAAGTGTATTGCCCAAGGAcccatcggacatgttgcttcaggagctggggatcaaacccttgaccttccgatAGAGAGAGACGaccactctaccaactgagccacagccgttgatatcacacattgactattgcaactctctactggcaggtcttcctacatgcactatcaaacccctgcagatgatacaaaatgctgcagcacGGACTGGTCTTCAATCTTCCTAAAAGAGCatatgtcactccgctgttcatctccttacaactggctcccagttactgctcacatcaaatttaaaactctgctgctcgcttacaaaacagcgacagaaacgtctcctccttactttaactctctcatccaggtctacactccctcccacccactacgctctgccaatgaaaggcgtctgatccaaccttcacaacagggtcctaagacgctgactagactcttctcctctgttgccccccgtGGTGGAACGAATTTCCAAAcaccatttgatctgcagagtccctctgcacctttaagaaaagataaagaaaagtgTGTTAATAATTAATTGTAGAATCTCTGAGACTGTTGTTaataactctctctctgtctccctctctctctctccctctctctctctctctctctctctctccctctctctctctctctctctctctctctctctccctctctctctctctctctctcactctctctctctctccctctctctctctctctccctctctctctctctccctctttctctctctctctctctcactctctccctccctctctctctctctctctctccctctctctctctctctccctctctctctctctctcacactctctctctctctctctctctctctctctctctcactctctctctctctctctctctctctctccctccctctctctctcactcactctctctctctctctctctctctctccctccctctctctctctctctctctctctctctctctctctccctccctcctctctctctctctctctctctctctctcaggactCCACCATCAGTGGTCACCATAGCATCTTCAAAGAGGACACCTGTTGATATAATGATAgttataattaaatgttttaaacctCATGGTGCAAATTGATCTGcaactacttttaattaattgttttgtttttacttcagtgtgtaaatgtattctgtaaataattttCTGATCCACACATCGTACAGCTCTACGTGACTTTAAACACATCGTACTGCTCTACGTGACTTCAAACACATCGTACTGCTCTACGTGACTTTAAACACATCGTACGGCTCTACGTGACTTTAAACACATCGTACTGCTCTACATCGTACGGCTCTACGTGACTTTAAACACATCGTACTGCTCTACGTGACTTTAAACACATCGTACGGCTCTACAAGACTTTGACATATTGTACGGCTCTACAAGACTTTAAACACATCGTACAGCTCTATGGGACTTTAAACACATCGTACAGCTCTACGTGACTTTAAACACATCGTACAGCTCTACAAGACTTTAAACACATCGTACAGCTCTACGTGACTTTAAACACATCGTACAGCTCTACAAGACTTTAAACACATCGTACAGCTCTACGGGACTTTAAACACATCGTACAGCTCTACGGGACTTTAAACACATCGTACAGCTCTACGTGACTTTAACATATTGTGCGGCTCTACTTGACTTTTCTAAGcttttttatttggattttattttgtattcagaAAAGTTTTGCACAGTGTCATGTTCATGTTGTGGTGCTTTAGTTTTTCCAGACTGACTAAGGAACcaactgtgtgagtg contains:
- the apobec2a gene encoding C->U-editing enzyme APOBEC-2a encodes the protein MADKSRSVTKRKERKEKESAEVVKEVRNEGDKDGGEVSSEAATSNGENGELQVEPMELPPFEIIAGDRIDPFVFKFQFKNVEYSSGRNKTFLCYLVDRGDMADGLLRGYLEDEHTGPHVEEAFFTQCIPHYDPALKYTVTWYVSSSPCSACAAKIAEVLKVRKNIKLSVFAARLFEWEESEIQDGLKMLHAAGCKLRVMKPLDFSYTWETFVENEEQPLNLWEDCKDNYEFYQEKLADILQ